One Rhodoflexus caldus genomic region harbors:
- a CDS encoding MOSC domain-containing protein, translated as MTPFIENIVVYPVKSMDGLSVAQAAITQGGSLAWDRQFAFFNAEGRTVNAKKYPAIQRIRADYNLNYRLVTLSADNQSKTFDLFYDQEAIARWVGDFLGISVTMRQNNLTGFPDDDERTGPTVISTATLQAVADWFGMSLEETRRRFRANIELGGCPPFWEDSLIGEIGSSVAFRLGAVTVHGLKACARCPVPSRNPDTGIADRQFQLIFEQHRRGQMPPFAPQSQFPHYYYLSINTIIPENQVDKVLKIGDEVQLA; from the coding sequence ATGACTCCCTTCATAGAGAACATTGTTGTTTATCCTGTCAAGTCAATGGACGGCTTGTCGGTAGCGCAGGCTGCCATTACCCAAGGTGGCAGCCTTGCGTGGGACAGGCAATTTGCTTTTTTTAATGCAGAAGGCAGAACCGTAAATGCCAAAAAGTACCCTGCCATTCAGCGCATCAGGGCAGACTATAACCTCAATTACCGCTTGGTTACTCTTTCGGCAGATAACCAAAGCAAAACCTTTGATTTGTTTTATGACCAAGAAGCTATCGCCCGTTGGGTGGGTGATTTTCTGGGTATATCTGTTACCATGCGGCAAAACAACCTGACAGGCTTCCCCGACGATGACGAGCGTACCGGGCCTACGGTTATCAGTACGGCAACCTTGCAGGCAGTGGCTGATTGGTTCGGTATGAGTTTGGAAGAAACCCGCCGCCGATTCAGAGCTAACATTGAGCTTGGCGGCTGTCCGCCCTTTTGGGAAGACAGCCTCATCGGCGAAATAGGTTCATCGGTCGCCTTTCGGTTAGGAGCGGTAACGGTACACGGACTGAAAGCCTGTGCGCGCTGCCCCGTTCCTTCGCGAAACCCCGATACAGGGATAGCCGACAGGCAATTTCAATTAATTTTTGAGCAGCATCGGCGCGGGCAAATGCCGCCTTTTGCACCTCAAAGCCAGTTTCCGCATTACTACTATTTGAGCATTAATACAATTATCCCTGAAAATCAGGTAGATAAAGTGCTGAAAATCGGCGATGAAGTGCAGTTGGCATAG
- a CDS encoding DUF3108 domain-containing protein → MKRLSLFLLAASTCLAAFAQDNCDGYFQFKEGSKVELTTYDKKDKPTSIVRNTIIKKTPANGGFLLVFKSETFDAKGKPLTSGEFNGRCENGSFYSDIRNFSSDAMPKGPEFEMTFVGDQLAYPNQPTAGQALSDAGVKITSGIKGGMTIMNMTIAYTNRKVEGMETVETPAGKFDCVKVSYDLAVKVMGTRQMKGVEYLAKGVGVVKSELYDDKGRKESSTLLTKME, encoded by the coding sequence ATGAAACGCTTATCATTATTTCTCCTTGCGGCTTCCACGTGCTTGGCCGCTTTTGCACAAGACAACTGCGACGGTTATTTTCAGTTTAAGGAGGGCAGCAAAGTAGAGCTGACCACCTACGACAAAAAAGACAAACCCACCAGCATTGTCAGAAACACAATAATTAAAAAAACGCCTGCCAATGGCGGATTTTTGTTAGTATTCAAAAGTGAAACTTTTGATGCCAAGGGCAAACCTCTTACCTCCGGTGAGTTCAACGGCCGATGCGAAAACGGCAGTTTCTACTCCGATATTCGCAACTTTTCTTCTGATGCCATGCCCAAAGGGCCTGAGTTTGAAATGACTTTTGTCGGCGACCAGTTGGCTTATCCTAACCAACCGACCGCAGGGCAGGCACTCAGCGATGCCGGTGTTAAAATAACTTCCGGCATTAAAGGCGGCATGACCATTATGAACATGACCATTGCGTACACAAACCGCAAGGTAGAAGGTATGGAAACGGTAGAAACACCCGCCGGCAAATTTGACTGCGTAAAGGTTAGCTACGATTTGGCCGTAAAAGTAATGGGTACACGCCAGATGAAAGGCGTAGAATATTTGGCCAAAGGCGTGGGCGTAGTAAAGTCGGAGTTGTACGACGATAAAGGCAGAAAAGAAAGTTCTACCTTGCTTACCAAAATGGAATGA
- a CDS encoding tyrosine recombinase, translating into MSETTLVKANEKHWQAAIRRFENYLRLERGFTENSVDAYKRDIKKLAEFICMDYPYLESRQIELCHLQRFMKFLTELQLSHSTQARIVSGIRTFFKYMEEVENLPSNPAESLQAPVTQYFLPDTLSVQEIEAVINAVDLSQNEGHRNRAILEVLYSCGVRVSELIALRITDFLPDLGFIRVRGKGRKERLIPIGKHATQALELYLNHVRPQQPIAQGHENIIFLNRNGKALSRVMIFYIVRKAVKSAGISKTVSPHTFRHSFATHLIERGADLLSVRDMLGHESIITTGIYTHVSREHLKQVVNQCHPAAQW; encoded by the coding sequence ATGAGCGAAACCACACTTGTCAAAGCTAACGAAAAACACTGGCAGGCGGCTATCAGGCGATTTGAAAACTACCTGCGTTTGGAACGAGGCTTTACCGAAAATTCGGTAGATGCCTACAAGCGCGACATAAAAAAACTGGCGGAGTTTATCTGTATGGACTATCCTTATTTGGAAAGCCGACAGATTGAACTCTGCCACTTACAACGATTCATGAAATTTTTGACAGAATTACAACTGTCCCACAGTACGCAAGCTCGTATTGTTTCAGGCATCCGTACCTTTTTTAAATACATGGAAGAGGTGGAAAACCTGCCGAGCAATCCTGCCGAGAGCCTGCAAGCACCTGTTACTCAATACTTTTTGCCCGATACGCTGAGCGTACAAGAGATAGAAGCCGTTATCAATGCCGTTGATTTATCGCAAAACGAAGGGCACAGAAATCGCGCTATTCTGGAAGTTTTGTACAGTTGCGGGGTGCGGGTCAGCGAACTGATTGCACTCCGCATCACCGACTTCCTTCCCGACTTGGGTTTTATACGTGTCAGAGGGAAAGGCCGCAAAGAGCGCCTTATTCCTATCGGGAAACATGCCACGCAGGCGTTAGAACTCTACCTGAACCATGTCCGCCCCCAACAACCCATAGCGCAAGGGCATGAGAATATCATTTTTCTCAACCGAAACGGCAAAGCGCTGTCCCGTGTTATGATTTTCTACATTGTCCGCAAGGCTGTTAAAAGCGCAGGCATTAGCAAAACCGTAAGCCCGCATACTTTCCGCCATTCTTTTGCCACGCATCTGATTGAACGCGGCGCAGACCTGCTTTCCGTGCGCGATATGCTGGGGCACGAGTCCATCATCACAACAGGCATCTACACGCACGTAAGCCGCGAACATTTAAAGCAAGTGGTCAATCAGTGCCATCCGGCGGCGCAATGGTAG